A single region of the Longimicrobium sp. genome encodes:
- a CDS encoding IS701 family transposase gives RAFLRLERNRIATGMSWVEAKVSITRNAVRTYLAQPSFTLGATA, from the coding sequence CGCGCGTTCCTGCGGCTCGAAAGGAACCGCATCGCCACCGGAATGAGCTGGGTCGAAGCAAAGGTGAGTATCACGCGCAACGCCGTGCGTACCTATCTCGCCCAGCCCAGCTTCACTTTGGGGGCAACTGCGTAA
- a CDS encoding type II toxin-antitoxin system HicB family antitoxin, which produces MKANYNAVIQQRDHWWIGWIEEVPGVNSQAKTREDLHENLRSALEEALEMNRADAPVT; this is translated from the coding sequence ATGAAAGCGAACTACAACGCAGTCATCCAGCAGCGAGACCATTGGTGGATCGGCTGGATCGAAGAGGTGCCTGGTGTAAATTCTCAGGCAAAAACTCGAGAGGATTTGCATGAGAATCTGCGCTCCGCGCTGGAGGAGGCGCTCGAGATGAACCGCGCCGACGCTCCGGTCACCTGA
- a CDS encoding NADP-dependent malic enzyme, which yields MSDRRQDALDYHSSGRRGKIAVVPTKPASTQRDLSLAYSPGVAEPCREIALNPEDVFKYTARGNLVAVVSNGTAVLGLGNIGPLASKPVMEGKGVLFKRFADIDVFDLEVASENADDVIRFCELLEPTVGGINLEDIGAPECFYIEEELKRRLDIPVFHDDQHGTAVISGAALLNALDVVGKKIEEIRVVFSGAGAAAIATAEHYVTLGVRRGNILMTDSKGVIRTDRDPSRLDPYKARFARDTDAHTLADAMAGADVFVGLSIAGAVTPEMVASMAERPIVFALANPDPEILPEEVLAVRPDALMATGRTDYPNQINNVLGFPFIFRGALDVRARAINDEMKMAATRALAELARMDVPESVERAYGGTRFRFGPDYLIPTPFDPRIMLWVAPAVAKAAMETGVARITLDLAEYRQQLEGRLGRGREVMRDIMNRARRDPRRIVFPEGEHERVIRAAALVVGEGIAEPILLGRPERIARTAEALGASLEGVRIVDRLADDAQLERYAQHLYARRWRKGMTLADARAEVRRAISFGCMMVNEGEADGLVAGEDMYYPETIRPALQVVGTAPGVSHVAGLYMMIMENDLMFFADTTVNIDPDAETLAEIATLTAAFVRRLGLVPRVAMLSFSNFGSSRSPQSDRVRRAADLVKAREPGLEIDGEMQVEAAVDPELRRSVYPHSTLTGAPNVLIFPNLDAANIAYKLMMKLGKVEAFGPILLGMAHPIHVLQRRSEAVEIANLTALAVVDAQERGERQG from the coding sequence ATGTCCGATCGCAGACAGGACGCGCTGGACTACCACAGCAGCGGGCGCCGCGGCAAGATCGCCGTGGTGCCCACCAAGCCCGCGAGCACGCAGCGGGACCTGTCCCTCGCCTACTCGCCCGGGGTGGCGGAGCCGTGCCGCGAGATCGCCCTCAATCCCGAGGACGTCTTCAAGTACACGGCGCGCGGCAACCTGGTGGCCGTGGTCTCCAACGGCACCGCGGTGCTGGGGCTGGGCAACATCGGGCCGCTGGCCTCCAAGCCGGTGATGGAGGGGAAAGGCGTCCTCTTCAAGCGCTTCGCCGACATCGACGTCTTCGACCTGGAGGTCGCATCGGAGAACGCGGACGACGTGATCCGCTTCTGCGAGCTGCTGGAGCCCACCGTCGGCGGGATCAACCTGGAGGACATCGGCGCGCCGGAGTGCTTCTACATTGAGGAGGAACTCAAGCGCCGCCTGGACATCCCCGTCTTCCACGACGACCAGCACGGGACGGCCGTCATCAGCGGCGCCGCCCTCCTCAACGCGCTGGACGTGGTGGGTAAGAAGATCGAGGAGATCCGCGTCGTCTTCTCCGGCGCGGGCGCGGCGGCGATCGCCACGGCGGAGCACTACGTGACGCTCGGGGTGCGGCGCGGCAACATCCTGATGACGGACAGCAAGGGCGTCATCCGCACCGACCGCGACCCCTCCCGGCTGGACCCGTACAAGGCCCGCTTCGCCCGCGACACCGACGCGCACACCCTGGCCGACGCGATGGCGGGCGCGGACGTCTTCGTGGGCCTCTCGATCGCCGGGGCGGTGACGCCGGAGATGGTGGCGTCCATGGCCGAGCGCCCCATCGTCTTCGCGCTCGCCAACCCGGACCCCGAGATCCTCCCCGAGGAGGTGCTCGCCGTGCGCCCCGACGCCCTCATGGCCACGGGGCGCACCGACTATCCCAACCAGATCAACAACGTCCTGGGCTTCCCCTTCATCTTCCGGGGAGCGCTGGACGTGCGGGCGCGCGCCATCAACGACGAGATGAAGATGGCCGCCACCCGCGCCCTCGCCGAGCTGGCGCGGATGGACGTCCCGGAGTCGGTGGAGCGGGCGTACGGCGGCACGCGCTTCCGCTTCGGCCCGGACTACCTGATCCCCACCCCGTTCGATCCGCGCATCATGCTGTGGGTGGCCCCCGCCGTGGCGAAGGCCGCCATGGAGACGGGCGTGGCGCGCATCACGCTCGACCTTGCCGAGTACCGCCAGCAGCTCGAAGGCCGCCTCGGCCGCGGGCGCGAGGTGATGCGCGACATCATGAACCGCGCGCGCCGCGACCCGCGCCGCATCGTCTTTCCCGAAGGCGAGCACGAGCGCGTGATCCGCGCCGCCGCACTGGTGGTGGGCGAAGGAATCGCGGAGCCGATCCTCCTGGGCCGCCCCGAGCGCATCGCGCGCACCGCGGAGGCGCTGGGGGCGTCGCTGGAGGGCGTGCGCATCGTCGACCGCCTGGCCGACGACGCGCAGCTGGAGCGCTACGCCCAGCACCTCTACGCCCGCCGCTGGCGCAAGGGGATGACGCTGGCCGATGCCCGCGCCGAAGTGCGCCGCGCCATTTCCTTCGGCTGCATGATGGTGAACGAGGGGGAGGCGGACGGCCTGGTGGCGGGCGAGGACATGTACTACCCGGAGACGATCCGCCCCGCGCTGCAGGTGGTGGGCACGGCGCCGGGGGTGTCGCACGTGGCCGGGCTGTACATGATGATCATGGAGAACGACCTGATGTTCTTCGCCGACACCACCGTCAACATCGACCCCGACGCCGAGACGCTGGCCGAGATCGCCACGCTGACCGCTGCCTTCGTGCGGCGCCTGGGGCTGGTGCCGCGCGTGGCGATGCTCTCCTTCTCCAACTTCGGCTCCTCGCGCTCCCCGCAATCCGACCGCGTGCGCCGCGCCGCCGACCTGGTGAAGGCGCGCGAGCCTGGCCTGGAGATTGACGGCGAGATGCAGGTGGAGGCCGCCGTGGACCCGGAGCTGCGCCGCTCGGTGTACCCGCACAGCACGCTCACGGGCGCCCCCAACGTCCTGATCTTCCCCAACCTGGACGCCGCCAACATCGCCTACAAGCTGATGATGAAGCTCGGCAAGGTGGAGGCGTTCGGCCCCATCCTCCTCGGCATGGCGCACCCCATCCACGTCCTCCAGCGCCGCAGCGAAGCCGTCGAGATCGCGAATCTCACCGCGCTGGCGGTGGTGGACGCGCAGGAGCGGGGGGAGCGGCAGGGGTGA
- a CDS encoding ABC transporter permease translates to MSKNRISWLDVKLGARMLVKHPGLTVVGGLAIAVAVAVSTSMFTFIHSSIFPVLPLPEGDRIVALENWDTRENNEERRALRDLAVWRTELKSVRDVAAFRDLTRNLIGPGGPPEPVEVAEMTASGFRLARVPPLLGRYLVPADELSSAPAVVVIGHDVWQGRFAGDPAVIGRSIRLGSSVHTVVGVMPERFGFPVSHNIWVPLRLDPALFEPKSGPEIYIFGRLAPGATREQAQAELTTLGKRAASASPATHAQLEPRVLNYTEPILDIQGMSVWDVIPMQLAVTLLLVIVAANVSILVYARTASRHGELAVRSALGASRARIVMQLFAEMLLLAGGASLVGLAISQVGLRLIDRLMYNDLGTGTPFWTDYTVSPLTVAWVVLLALFTATVAGVVPALTATGRRLQDSLRRVSGGSHGGMGGVWTTMVVIQVAIAVAGLPLAVAMGWKVVSSVVTRPAYDGARYIAAHVVMDPEVPIGADPQEHARAMRSRFGALRPELARRLEAEPGVSEVVFSTNRPSNEGQRRVEIEGVAAPAAAKGHKTGVNRVETDFFRVFGAPLLAGRVLTPADLDTTVNTVVVNRAFVRDLLGGGSAVGRRLRYADVGEGRREPHPNPWLEIVGVVGDLESNPVDEDHVAARLYQPLRVDGTAGALLTLHVPRGAPANFTARLREIAAGVEPTLRVGEVRTLDSMNKQEVQIVQLVGLGLGLVMLSVLLLSAAGIYAMMSFTVTQRRKEIGIRSALGAQPRRLLAGLFRRAAWQLALGVAVGVGIAFLVDLASNGEMMGVRGAVAVPAVAAVMLVVGLLATFGPARRGLRIEPSEALRADG, encoded by the coding sequence ATGTCAAAGAACCGCATCTCCTGGCTGGACGTGAAGCTCGGCGCCCGCATGCTCGTCAAGCACCCCGGCCTCACGGTGGTGGGCGGGCTGGCGATCGCCGTGGCCGTCGCGGTGTCCACCTCCATGTTCACCTTCATCCACTCGTCGATCTTCCCGGTGCTGCCGCTCCCGGAAGGCGACCGGATCGTCGCGCTGGAGAACTGGGACACCAGGGAGAACAACGAGGAGCGGCGTGCGCTGCGCGACCTGGCGGTGTGGCGCACCGAGCTGAAGTCGGTGCGCGACGTGGCGGCGTTCCGCGACCTCACGCGCAACCTGATCGGTCCGGGCGGGCCGCCGGAGCCGGTGGAGGTGGCGGAGATGACGGCCTCCGGCTTCAGGCTGGCGCGCGTTCCGCCGCTGCTGGGCCGCTACCTCGTTCCCGCGGACGAGCTTTCCAGCGCGCCGGCGGTGGTGGTGATCGGGCACGACGTGTGGCAGGGACGGTTCGCGGGGGACCCCGCGGTGATCGGCCGCAGCATCCGGCTGGGGAGCTCGGTCCACACCGTGGTGGGGGTGATGCCGGAGCGCTTCGGCTTCCCCGTGAGCCACAACATCTGGGTCCCGCTGCGGCTGGACCCGGCGCTGTTCGAGCCCAAGTCGGGGCCGGAGATCTACATCTTCGGCCGGCTGGCGCCCGGCGCCACGCGCGAGCAGGCGCAGGCGGAGCTCACCACACTGGGCAAGCGCGCGGCGTCCGCATCGCCGGCCACGCACGCGCAGCTGGAGCCGCGGGTGCTGAATTACACGGAGCCGATCCTCGACATCCAGGGAATGTCGGTCTGGGACGTGATTCCCATGCAGCTGGCGGTGACCCTGCTCCTGGTGATCGTGGCCGCCAACGTCTCCATCCTGGTGTACGCGCGCACGGCGTCGCGGCACGGCGAGCTGGCGGTGCGCAGCGCGCTGGGGGCGAGCCGCGCCCGCATCGTGATGCAGCTGTTCGCCGAGATGCTGCTGCTGGCGGGCGGCGCCTCGCTGGTGGGGCTGGCGATCTCGCAGGTGGGGCTGCGCCTGATCGATCGCCTCATGTACAACGACCTCGGCACCGGCACGCCCTTCTGGACGGACTACACCGTGTCGCCCCTGACCGTGGCGTGGGTGGTGCTGCTGGCGCTCTTCACGGCGACGGTGGCCGGGGTGGTGCCGGCGCTCACCGCCACCGGGCGGCGGCTGCAGGACAGCCTGCGGCGGGTGAGCGGCGGATCGCACGGCGGAATGGGCGGGGTGTGGACCACCATGGTGGTGATTCAGGTCGCCATCGCGGTGGCGGGGCTCCCGCTGGCCGTGGCGATGGGATGGAAGGTGGTGAGCTCCGTGGTCACGCGCCCGGCGTACGATGGGGCCCGGTACATCGCGGCTCACGTGGTGATGGACCCGGAGGTCCCCATCGGTGCCGATCCGCAGGAGCATGCGCGCGCGATGCGGAGCCGCTTCGGCGCGCTGCGGCCCGAGCTCGCCCGGCGGCTGGAGGCTGAGCCCGGCGTATCCGAGGTGGTGTTCTCCACCAACCGTCCCAGCAACGAGGGGCAGCGCCGCGTGGAGATCGAGGGCGTCGCTGCTCCCGCGGCCGCGAAGGGGCACAAGACGGGGGTGAACCGGGTGGAGACGGATTTCTTCCGGGTATTCGGGGCGCCGCTGCTGGCGGGCCGCGTCCTCACGCCGGCCGACCTGGACACCACCGTCAACACGGTGGTGGTGAACCGCGCCTTCGTCCGCGACCTTCTGGGGGGCGGCAGCGCGGTGGGCCGGCGCCTGCGCTACGCGGACGTCGGCGAGGGCCGACGCGAGCCGCACCCCAACCCCTGGCTGGAGATCGTGGGCGTGGTGGGGGACCTGGAGTCCAATCCGGTGGATGAGGACCACGTTGCGGCGCGCCTGTACCAGCCGCTGCGCGTGGACGGCACCGCCGGCGCCCTGCTCACCCTGCACGTGCCGCGCGGCGCCCCCGCCAACTTCACGGCCCGGCTGCGCGAGATCGCCGCCGGGGTGGAGCCGACGCTGCGCGTGGGCGAGGTGCGCACCCTGGACTCGATGAACAAGCAGGAGGTGCAGATCGTCCAGCTGGTGGGGCTGGGGCTCGGCCTGGTGATGCTGAGCGTGCTCCTCCTTTCCGCGGCGGGGATCTACGCGATGATGTCGTTCACCGTCACGCAGCGCCGCAAGGAGATCGGCATCCGCTCCGCGCTCGGCGCCCAGCCGAGGCGGCTGCTGGCGGGGCTGTTCAGGCGCGCGGCCTGGCAGCTCGCGCTGGGGGTGGCGGTGGGCGTGGGGATCGCGTTCCTCGTGGACCTCGCCTCCAACGGCGAGATGATGGGTGTGCGCGGCGCGGTGGCGGTGCCCGCCGTCGCGGCGGTCATGCTGGTGGTGGGGCTCCTGGCCACCTTTGGCCCGGCGCGGCGGGGGCTGCGCATCGAGCCGAGCGAGGCCCTGCGCGCGGACGGGTAA
- a CDS encoding tyrosinase family protein, with protein sequence MEDLPLRRRQFLKSVSAAAGAFALGGGAPGALAALSPKRAGAAGVVPFVRRNINTFSAAQLASLRNGIAVMKGRPPNNPTSWLYQANIHGTYDTPVLPVWNTCQHGHYMFLSWHRMYLYFFERILRAASGDPTLALPYWNYLPATARALPAPFRTPVAGNPLYVAQRNTGINAGTTTLPDWAVSNAAAYAFTNFTATTSPWGQSFGGGVVTGAQHFTNRTGSLESIPHNQIHNLVGGPGWMGDPNMAARDPIFWLHHANIDRLWAGWIALGGGRSNPSGASPADMQWKNLQFSFFDENGTAVQMSGQQVVNTAQQLNYVYDTGVTIDPKLQDLLRRLRLFYVVVRWPRIPDPDPGPLRQQVPVELGRGVTRTRVGIPRAALRGLTAAAAGESAERVFLTLEGVSFRQNPGVVFHVFVNAPAAVLERQQQSPDTSSPFYAGTLDFFSLLGQLQHAGTDRASATLVVDATEAVQQLAKQRQLGSAPVEVSFVATGLVSAQGGRSLAAPAAPVRIARAGFVTAAAERAEQ encoded by the coding sequence ATGGAAGATCTTCCCCTGCGGCGCCGTCAGTTCCTGAAATCAGTCTCAGCGGCGGCGGGTGCTTTCGCGCTGGGAGGGGGGGCGCCGGGCGCGCTCGCCGCGCTCTCGCCAAAGCGCGCCGGAGCGGCGGGCGTGGTCCCGTTCGTCCGCCGTAACATCAACACCTTTTCGGCGGCCCAGCTCGCCAGCCTCCGCAACGGGATCGCCGTCATGAAGGGGCGTCCCCCCAACAATCCCACCAGCTGGCTGTACCAGGCGAACATCCACGGCACCTACGACACGCCGGTGCTCCCGGTGTGGAACACGTGCCAGCACGGCCACTACATGTTCCTATCGTGGCACCGGATGTACCTGTACTTCTTCGAGCGTATCCTGAGGGCCGCGAGCGGCGACCCCACTCTCGCGCTCCCGTACTGGAACTACCTTCCGGCCACTGCGCGGGCACTGCCCGCCCCCTTCCGCACCCCGGTGGCGGGGAATCCTCTGTACGTGGCGCAGCGCAACACGGGGATCAACGCCGGCACCACCACGCTCCCGGATTGGGCGGTCTCGAACGCCGCAGCGTACGCGTTCACGAATTTCACCGCGACGACGTCCCCCTGGGGCCAGTCGTTCGGCGGCGGGGTCGTGACGGGCGCCCAGCACTTCACCAACCGCACCGGCTCGTTGGAGTCGATCCCACACAACCAGATCCACAACCTGGTGGGCGGGCCCGGCTGGATGGGCGACCCCAACATGGCGGCGCGCGACCCCATCTTCTGGCTGCACCACGCCAACATCGACCGGCTGTGGGCAGGGTGGATCGCGCTCGGAGGCGGCCGCTCCAATCCGTCCGGCGCCAGCCCCGCGGACATGCAGTGGAAGAATCTCCAGTTCAGCTTCTTCGACGAGAACGGAACCGCGGTGCAGATGTCCGGCCAGCAGGTGGTGAATACGGCGCAGCAGCTCAACTACGTCTATGACACCGGAGTCACCATCGATCCCAAGCTCCAGGACCTGCTGCGCCGGTTGCGGCTCTTCTACGTGGTCGTCCGCTGGCCGCGCATTCCCGACCCCGACCCGGGCCCGCTCCGTCAGCAGGTGCCGGTGGAGCTCGGGAGAGGGGTGACGCGCACGCGGGTGGGCATTCCCCGTGCGGCGCTGCGCGGGCTCACCGCCGCCGCCGCGGGGGAGAGCGCCGAGCGAGTCTTCCTGACGCTGGAGGGAGTGAGCTTCCGTCAGAACCCGGGCGTGGTATTCCATGTCTTCGTGAACGCGCCCGCGGCGGTCCTGGAGCGCCAGCAGCAGTCGCCGGACACCTCCAGCCCGTTCTACGCCGGGACCCTGGACTTCTTCTCACTCCTCGGACAGCTCCAGCACGCGGGCACCGACCGCGCGAGCGCCACTCTGGTGGTGGATGCGACCGAGGCGGTACAGCAGCTTGCCAAGCAGCGGCAGCTCGGCTCCGCGCCGGTGGAGGTCTCGTTCGTCGCGACAGGGCTGGTATCCGCTCAGGGTGGCCGGTCTCTGGCGGCACCGGCCGCGCCAGTCCGCATCGCACGCGCGGGCTTCGTGACGGCGGCCGCCGAGCGCGCGGAGCAGTAG
- a CDS encoding FAD-dependent oxidoreductase translates to MARNTRAADALVIGAGVIGLSVAIRLQEAGMRVRVWTAAPPGETTSAVAAALWYPYRAYPAERVAVWGQRTFEELARLADDRGTGVHMVPGVELWRRSVPDPEWGGAIRGLRRIPPAELPAGYADGHAVTVPVARMGAYLGYLAERFAAGGGRLELRAVRVLARAAHTAPLVVNCAGLGARTLAGDDTVVPVRGQVVRVENPGVERFWLDEEHPDGLTYIVPRGEDCILGGTAEEGEWSTIPDLEVARAIIRRCAELEPRLAEARILEHRVGLRPGRPSVRLEAAELPGGARVIHCYGHGGAGVTLSWGCADEVAEIAMG, encoded by the coding sequence ATGGCGAGGAACACTCGGGCGGCGGATGCGCTGGTGATCGGCGCGGGGGTGATCGGGCTGTCGGTGGCGATCCGGCTGCAGGAGGCCGGGATGCGGGTGCGCGTGTGGACCGCGGCGCCTCCGGGGGAGACCACGTCGGCGGTCGCGGCGGCGCTCTGGTACCCGTACCGCGCCTACCCAGCCGAGCGGGTAGCGGTGTGGGGGCAACGCACCTTCGAGGAGCTCGCGCGGCTGGCGGACGATCGGGGGACCGGCGTCCACATGGTCCCCGGAGTGGAGTTGTGGAGGCGGTCCGTGCCGGACCCGGAGTGGGGCGGCGCCATTCGGGGGCTGCGCCGCATCCCGCCCGCGGAGCTGCCGGCGGGGTACGCGGACGGGCACGCCGTCACCGTTCCCGTGGCGCGGATGGGGGCTTACCTCGGGTATCTGGCGGAGCGGTTCGCGGCCGGCGGCGGGCGCCTGGAGCTGAGGGCGGTGCGGGTGCTGGCACGCGCTGCGCACACCGCGCCGCTGGTGGTCAACTGCGCCGGGCTGGGCGCGCGCACGCTGGCCGGCGACGACACGGTGGTGCCCGTCCGCGGGCAGGTGGTGCGGGTGGAGAACCCGGGGGTGGAGCGCTTCTGGCTAGACGAGGAGCACCCGGACGGGCTGACGTACATCGTGCCGCGAGGCGAGGACTGCATCCTCGGCGGTACGGCGGAGGAGGGGGAGTGGAGCACGATTCCGGACCTGGAGGTCGCCCGCGCCATCATCCGCCGCTGCGCGGAGCTGGAGCCGCGGCTGGCGGAGGCGCGCATCCTGGAGCACCGCGTGGGGTTGCGGCCGGGGCGGCCCTCGGTGCGTCTGGAGGCGGCCGAGCTTCCCGGCGGCGCGCGCGTCATCCACTGCTACGGCCACGGCGGGGCGGGCGTGACGCTGTCGTGGGGGTGTGCGGACGAGGTGGCGGAGATCGCGATGGGATGA
- a CDS encoding fructosamine kinase family protein, translating into MLPESLRRSLEANLGRVAEARAVGGGSINHAARVEGPNGAFFVKYSEDAPAGIFAAEARGLEALAAAGSGLVVPRVLAICDDPEPGTPAWLALEWLEPAPRAAGFGERLGRGLAALHRSGGAWGWEEDNFIGSLPQENAPAGSWADFWWSRRLEPQLRRARIAGRLPGCEREWERLREALPRLLAAGEEDGPSLVHGDLWSGNVVATARGPALVDPATYRGHREVDIAMTELFGGFGAEFYAAYEEAWPLRPSYRQERRDVYQLFYLLVHVNLFGGSYGTQTAEVLRRLV; encoded by the coding sequence ATGCTCCCCGAATCCCTCCGCCGGTCGCTGGAAGCGAACCTCGGCCGCGTTGCAGAGGCGCGGGCGGTGGGAGGTGGGTCGATCAACCATGCGGCGCGGGTGGAGGGGCCCAACGGCGCGTTCTTTGTTAAATACAGCGAAGATGCGCCCGCCGGGATCTTTGCCGCCGAGGCGCGGGGTCTGGAGGCGCTCGCCGCTGCCGGCTCCGGGCTGGTCGTGCCGCGGGTTCTGGCGATCTGCGATGATCCGGAGCCCGGCACGCCTGCGTGGCTGGCGCTGGAATGGCTGGAGCCCGCCCCGCGCGCCGCCGGCTTCGGTGAGCGGCTGGGGCGCGGACTGGCCGCGCTGCACCGCTCGGGCGGCGCGTGGGGTTGGGAGGAGGACAACTTCATCGGCTCGCTCCCGCAGGAGAACGCGCCGGCCGGTTCCTGGGCGGACTTCTGGTGGTCGCGGCGCCTGGAGCCGCAGCTACGCCGCGCCCGAATCGCCGGCCGTCTCCCCGGATGCGAACGCGAGTGGGAGCGACTCCGCGAAGCCCTCCCCCGCCTCCTCGCCGCCGGAGAAGAAGACGGCCCCTCCCTCGTTCACGGCGATCTTTGGAGCGGCAACGTCGTGGCGACGGCGCGCGGCCCCGCGCTCGTGGATCCCGCCACCTACCGCGGCCACCGCGAGGTCGACATCGCGATGACGGAGCTCTTCGGCGGCTTCGGCGCGGAATTCTACGCCGCCTACGAGGAAGCCTGGCCGCTCCGCCCCAGCTACCGCCAGGAGCGTCGCGACGTGTACCAGCTGTTCTACCTGCTCGTACACGTCAACCTGTTCGGCGGCAGCTACGGGACGCAGACGGCGGAAGTACTGCGGCGACTGGTATAA
- a CDS encoding low molecular weight protein-tyrosine-phosphatase: MPHPTRILFVCLGNICRSPLAEAVFRHKVRERGVEDQFVIDSAGTSGYHNGAPPDPRSSETARRRGVELAGQSRKLGAADLRRFDYVIAMDGENLRDIRALESAAGGSARIHRLREWDPEASGADVPDPYYGGPGGFDEVHDVVDRSCEALLDHLLAERRA; encoded by the coding sequence ATGCCCCACCCCACCCGCATCCTCTTCGTATGCCTCGGCAACATCTGCCGCTCGCCGCTGGCCGAGGCGGTCTTCCGCCACAAGGTGCGCGAGCGCGGCGTGGAGGACCAGTTCGTGATCGACTCGGCCGGGACCTCCGGATACCACAACGGAGCTCCGCCCGATCCGCGCAGCAGCGAGACCGCGCGCCGTCGCGGCGTGGAGCTGGCCGGGCAGAGCCGCAAGCTGGGGGCGGCCGACCTGCGCCGCTTCGACTACGTGATCGCGATGGACGGCGAGAACCTGCGCGATATCCGGGCACTGGAATCCGCGGCCGGCGGTAGCGCGCGCATCCACCGCCTGCGCGAGTGGGACCCCGAGGCCTCTGGCGCGGACGTGCCCGATCCGTACTACGGCGGCCCGGGCGGCTTCGACGAGGTGCACGACGTCGTGGATCGCTCGTGCGAGGCGCTGCTCGACCACCTCCTGGCCGAGCGCCGCGCCTGA
- a CDS encoding DUF721 domain-containing protein, whose product MKRTRDPNAGQPQSVGDLVSRFLDRSGLAPKVEAASIVTEWTDKVGPQISAVTEALRVSEGTLFVAVATSAWLMELNLMKGELMRRINAGKGDGRIRQLVFVMGNGEGRGSALVR is encoded by the coding sequence GTGAAGCGCACCCGCGATCCAAACGCCGGCCAGCCCCAGTCCGTGGGCGACCTGGTCAGCCGCTTCCTGGACCGCTCCGGCCTCGCTCCCAAGGTGGAGGCCGCCTCCATCGTCACCGAGTGGACGGACAAGGTGGGCCCGCAGATCTCCGCCGTCACCGAGGCGCTGCGCGTGTCCGAGGGCACGCTCTTCGTGGCCGTCGCCACCAGCGCGTGGCTGATGGAGCTGAACCTGATGAAGGGCGAGCTGATGCGCCGCATCAACGCCGGCAAAGGCGACGGGCGGATACGGCAGCTGGTGTTCGTGATGGGGAACGGCGAGGGGAGGGGAAGTGCGTTAGTCCGTTAG